The genomic window GGATACGTGACATCTGGAGAGAAGAAAGCTTTAGGAAATACACTAATttgaaggaggggaggaagaagagTGTCCTAATCATAATGTTCTCATTGATAGTAAGGCATTTCTGAACAAAAGTGGTTATTTCTGTAACCCTCCATACAAAAGAACAATACACTAACctaactaaaataaaaatagcaaattcATAGACTTGGAGAATAAGATCCTACATTTTTCCCAGAGAAGGCAGAGTAACATTACGGACTTTTCCATTTCATCAAGTGTAGGAAGTCCTGACCTGCAAAAACCAACTCCCACACAGAAAAGAGTTCTTGGCTATGGCACATTTAATCCTTCCTCTTTCCACACAGGTTGCTGAGGGATTTTTGCAACATatattttgcagaaataaaattcctATAGATACTAGTTATGCTCCCTAAgcaataaaaaagacaaaatgggTTGCTGTGACCTTGTTGCACCTCCTACAATTGGCCTCAGCACAACAATCCAACATGTCCAGACCCCTCTGCTGAggcttcctaccctccagcaaaTTAGCACTCCCACCTGACTTGAGGTCATCTGTGAACTTACTGAGGGCGCACTCAAGCACCTCgtccagatcatcaataaagatattgaacaggactggccccaatACTGAGCCCAGGGGAACACCACTGCTGACAGGCCtccagctggatgtaactccattcaccaGCGCTCTTTGAGCTCAGCCATCCAGCCAGTGTTGTACCCAGCAAGTAGCACACCCATCCAAGCCAGGACCAGCCACTTCCTCCCAGAGAATGCCTCACTGGCCtcagaaaaagtaaaaccaagATAAACGAAAGTACATTTAAAAAGACTAATGAGATTCCTATGTATGCTGAAATTTATTCCAGAAAATGAAGCCAAGAAATATCTGCCAAATTCATCTGCCACTAAGGTCAGTTATGGCACGGCTGAACTGTTCCACATTAGCAAATCTGACTTAAGTACTTGATGCTGATACAGGAACATTTCCCCCAATGGCTTGACTGGACTGGAAATTACTACAAGAAGACAGCAAAATAtaactttttaatgaaaaccatTATCTTAAAATAGCTGTTACCAAGACATGGTATAAGACATTTAAAAGATCCTTTTTCAAAACTAATTAAGAAAATGAGGCTTCTGGTTAGTAGGTCTCAGTTCACAGAGGTCCAGAGATCCAAAACCATTATAATCACACTAttgcagaatggtttgagttggaagaaaccttaaagGTCAAGTTCCAacccctttgccatgggcaaggacatctccactagagcaggttgcccaaagccccatctaacctggccttgaacatctccagggatggagcacttacagcttctctgggcaacccgtTCCAGTGACTCATCATCCTCACAgtcaggaatttcttcctaggaTCCAAACTACATCTCCTCTCTTTCAGTTcgaatccattcccccttgtcctagtACTACATGTCcctgtaaaaagtccctcttcgTCTTTCTTGTAGGCTGCCTTCTGCAatcattaaaacaaagcaaaaaaaaatttaaactgattttaactgattttttaaCTGATTTTTAACTAATTTTGGAAATTTCCTGCAAACCCAATCACCCCAGTTTCTCCAGCCAGAGAATCAAGcttgaagagaaggaaaaaccccaGTGCCCCCCGTAACTGGGCCGAACAGCGTCTCCCCCAGCCTAGGAGCGCTCTGTGTTTCTTTCGCAAGGCCACCCGACACCTCCCGCCCCTCGCTGTGAGGGCCGAGGCCGCAGCCCCGCGGTGGCCCCCGAGCAGCGAGGACACCGTCCCGTGCTGTGCCTCCCTGCGCCCCCGGCCCGGAGCCCGCCCCACCTCTCGGCCTGCGCCGACTTCATGATGTGCGTCCGGGCGGCGCTCAGCTTCCACGGCCCGAAGGTGAAGTCGCGCCGACTGCTCTGGAAAACGGGGTGCATGGCGGCCTCCTCTCCGCCGAGGAGAAGGCAAGAGGTGGCGGAaggggcggcggcggaggcggcggagcccctctcctcccctctcctcccgcACAGCCCTCACGGCAGCGGCGGCGCCCCCGGAACCGCCGCCTCCTGGCGTTTCCGCTTCCAGGGGCGCGCGCGGCGCGGAGCCCCGGCGGCAGCGGAATCCTGGGATGCATCAGGAAGAGCGTtgccagcagaggagggaggaggttCTGCCCCTTTACTGAGCCCTAGTGAGGCACATCGGCAGTGCTCTCTGTaattctgggctcctcagggcAGGGGAGACATGGAGCTCCGGGAGCGGGTCCAGCGGAGGGCAACGAAAATGACTGGGGCATCTCCCTTTGGTGGAAGGGCTGcggggagctgggcctgttcagccttgagaagtgGTGGCTGACAGGGGCCCTCATCAATGTGTACAAATATCTAAAGAGGGAATTCCAAGAGTatggatccaggctcttctcggtggtgccaagcaatggaacaagaggcaatggggcacaaactgatgcacaggaagttccacctgaacataaggaagaacttctttactgcgCAGGTGACcgtgcactggaacaggttgcccagagaagttgtggtgtctccctcactggagatattccagaccTGTCTAGACACAGTCCTGTGGCATGGGCTCTGgaatgaccctgcttgagcaggcaGGTTGGACCAGATAACCCATTGTGGCCCCTTCCAGCCTACCCtactgtgattctgtgaggtGATGTGTGGCAGCAGGTGGGTGAGGGGTGGGGATCcacacttctctgtgctgccGGAGCTACCATGGGGAGAGTGGGCTCTCCAATCTCCTCTGCCCAGTATGAAGAGCCAGCAAGCTCACCCAAGCCCCTGTTCCAGGGAAGCTGGGCTGCAGAAGCCAGCAGAAAATGTTTGTGTGCCCCACAAGTGCTTGTGCCTCCAGCTACTTCCCCATAAGTACCTTGCCAAGAGCAGTGGGATGGCTGGGTAGGAGCAGTCATGGGAAGCTCAGAAGCCTCTGGTGGCCCTGGGCCATCTCCATGGCCACACTCACAGTTGCAGCAAGCATTACCTGGCTTCATCACACAGGTGCCCTGAGCTGTGTTAGATAGTACACACACGTGCACACAAAATCACAGCTGGGCAAGGTTGGAAGGGGGCACAatggatcatctggtccaacttcCCTGTTCAGGCAGGGTCATTCCAGAGCCCATGGCACGGGATTGTATCTAGACgggtctggaatatctccagcaAGGGAGACtgcacaacctctctgggcaaccagtgCACAGTCACTTGCACAAGACGTTGGACAAGATGATGTTCTTCATCACATTTAAGTTGAacttctgtgcatcagttttTGTTCATTGTGGAATCGCCTGTGCTGattcaatatatttttgaatGCTGTCCAAAGatgctctttttaaaatgtcaaagtGCAATGGCGTGGTAAGTTTAAAAAAGTCCTGTAGAAAAGCATCAATAGAACTGGTTGAAAATGATACATTAACTTAGTATTCCAGCAGTGATGGGTGGGTGCTTGTCTTGCTTTTCTGTGTCATCGAAAGGGCAGACTAACTCCTTATGGACTTCCCTTGGCACAGGAGCAAGACACACggtccagctcctgctgttggAGCATTGGAGCAAACTGAGACAGCAGCCACAGGAAACTGATGTTCGCAGCATTAAAAACTACCCAGTGCAATCAAAACACAGAACAGCTCACATCAGGGCAGTCACCTCTGCGCTCTTTCCCCCCAGGGAAAGCCAGGAACTAGGGATGCACAAGCACGGCATTTAATTATCGTTCACCCTTTATACTGTGCCCTTTATACTGACACCTATATCCGATGTGTTGCTTCAAGCCTGTGTGTGGGAAAAATTCCCCCGAATCTTCTCTGTGATACTTTTAATAGTGTTTTGGGGTCTAGGAAGTCTTGGCACTTAGGCTCTGCGACTGCCTGGTACTACGAGCCGGAGCAAGTGACTTTACCTCATCCATGTAAATTACGTACCCCGCTCCTTTGAACTGGGCTCCCGGGAAGTGCGCGGACCACCCCGGGGCGGCCGCGGAGAACATggcgggcggggagggggcgcggcTGGCTGAGGCGGCGGGGCGGGACGGCGGGAGGGGCAGGCACGGGGCCGTGGCCATGGCGGGGGAGGCTGGGGCCGCGGCGGTGCAGGGGGGTCCCGGCCGCCTCAGCCACGAACGTCCCGCTCCGGCGGCCGTGGGCGGTGAGTGCGGAGCCGGGACGGGGGTagaggcggcgggagcggcggcgggacTCGCTCGCCGCCGGCGGGTGGGGGGAGGCGATGGATGCCCGGGGCGGAGGACCCTGTTCCAGCCCTTTGTTCGCTGCCGGAGGGAGCGCGGGGTAAAATGGCGAAACCCCCCTTCCCCACCGTATTTCCAACTCGGTCCTACCCGCTCTGTGAGTGCGGGAATCCTGGCCGCGCTGCCCGCGGCagggatgggacgggatgggacgggatgggatgggatgggatgggatgcggTGCTGTCCCCGCCCCAGGTTGCCCTGCCCCGGGAGGGCCACCTCTGCCGGACGCCGCTTTCGCCCCCAGGGTGCATCAGGGCCGTGAGGGGACGGGGAGCGCCAGGTGCCCCCGGGCATCGCTATCGCAGGGGAGCGGCCGCGATGGAAGCTGCGTTTCCAAAACCCGCTCCGGCCAAAAAGTGTTGGAAAGGCACACAGATGTGCTGCAGGCatgctgagagagaaagaaactcGAGGGGAAGTGTTTTTGCAAACATCCTCAGTCAGAGGCTAGGGAAGAGCTAAGTTACGCTTTTACAGAGCATGGCCCAGTAATGTCTTTAATTATGTTCTTAGGAAAGTAcagataaaaatggaaaaaaggcGTCTTTCCAGGCTGACACTGCTGCCTAATGccacagcagccacacagaTGGAAGTGTTTCTGTGAGTACTCCCGTCTGTCTGGGACCAAtgtctggcacagctgcagaatTAGCTGAGATAACTTTCCTGAGTCTCTTACTTCCAAGTAATGCTAAAATCAACTTTATATTAATTGGTAGACTCTTTTACTTTTTTGGTCtgcatatttgcattttttggttttgtttgtttgtttgttcactATGCTGTGCTGTAGATGGTTGAAGAACTGAATAAAGTGGGTAGTGAATGTCAtttggaggcagcagggaaaagaagaattGCTAAGGAATTGGGAGAAATAACAAGGTTTCACAAGATGAGGTTGTGAATCAGTGGGATGGATGCTAACACTGAGAAGTCAAGGATTAAAAGTTCTCAAGCATTTCTATAGCATGGACCTCATCTTAATGTGAGGAAGTGTCTTTCAGACCTCTCGTACAGAAAGCCAATTCCCCCAGTTCTTTGGTATAGGCAATAAAATACAATCAGCACTGTAGCTAAGGTGATTATGAATGTGGAGAAATGATGTTGGGAGAGTACATGAAGTGGTCCCTGAGTCTTTGAATGTTACTTAGCAGCTGTTACGAAACAGTCAGCAGGGTATGACTAGCCAGGCATCCATAGACCACCAGCAAATGCTGCATAGGCAGAATACAAGGTAACAATCAGGATAAacaggcagatttttttttttttaagtgacttTCTTTAAAGTAAGAGAAACAAAGACTGATAGTGGCATTCTTGTTTCTTCACAGCCTAGATGAAGGAGCTGGTAAGTAGGATTTAGAAACAAGTAAGATCCTTAGAAATTTTTGAAGTAAAAAgtgcttattttctttcttattcccCCCCTTCACCACTTCTTGTCTTCCCTGTTTCAGGCTTGGTGTTGTCATCTTTGGTGTGACCATAGGCAATTTACTGCCCCTTCACTTGCCCATCTAAAATGGTTTCCCACATACTACAGGTAAATTTTAACAAAGGCAAAAGGGCCTCCAGTCATTGGAAAGAGTTTGAAGAACTATTACCTGAATGTTTCTGAGCGTTGTTCTGCTTCTAGCTGCTCAGCATGTCTTGGCTGCTCCAGATCTGCACACTCTGACCATGACCAGCAATTCCTCCCTCAGCAATGGGAAGGGCCTGAGGAACCTGACCACAGAGGAAGATGGGGCAGTCAGAGTAACTGAGTCCATTGCTATAATCGTCATTGCCATCTTCATCTGTTTGGGCAACCTGGTGATTGTCGTCACCCTGTATCGGAAGTCGTACCTTCTCACCTTGAGCAACAAGTTTGTGTTCAGCCTGACCCTTTCCAACTTCCTACtctctgtgctggtgctgccttTTGTTGTCACCAGCTCCATCAGGCGAGAATGGATCTTTGGGGTTGTTTGGTGCAATTTCTCAGCCCTGCTCTACATGCTGATCAGCTCAGCCAGCATGCTCACTCTGGGACTCATAGCTGTAGACCGGTAAGCTGCTCTTTGGTAATGAATGGCAACAAATTATGTGCTCATCTCGTAGAGTAACTCACTGGTTGTGCATAAGAGTTGAGAAGCACTGCAGAGGGGAACATGGTGTACTGCTGGAGTGACATTTTTCCTCCAGCCCCTTGTGAAATTTTGATGTGGAGCAAGAGAAAGTGATGTCATTAATAACACAAAATGCAGAGATGCATCTAGAGTTTTTTAAAGCTCTTGATGGTATAATAACATACTATTTGATAAACATGAAATAGTGACTTAAAATTCCAGATTATACCCTAAGCATACACTCACGTGTAGGAACAGATGTAATGGTTGCATGAGTGCCTTCATCCAAGTTTGATAGTCTTGACTGCACTGATGCCTGTATGTAACTGTTTCTAGAAAGAGAATTTCTGAGcttgtttgaagaaaaaagaactaGATATCAACATCATTAAAGcatgttcttttctttattgtatGTCTTATATGCTCCTGTGGACTACTTCTTTTCTTGCCCCCCAGGTACTATGCTGTGCTGTACCCAATGGTTTATCCGATGAAGATAACGGGCAACAGAGCAGTGGTAGCTCTTGTGTACGTGTGGCTGCATTCCCTTATAGGCTGCCTCCCTCCTCTTTTTGGCTGGTCCTCTTTGGAGTTTGACCAATTCAAGTGGATGTGTGTGGCAGCCTGGCACAAGGAGGCTGCCTACACGGCCTTTTGGCAGATCTGGTGTGCGCTACTGCCCTTCGTGGTCATGATGATCTGCTATGGATTCATATTCCGCGTGGCAAGGATTAAGGCCCGCAAAATCCACTGTGGGAGCATTGTCATTGTGGAGGAGGACTCGCAGAGGAACGGGAGGAAGAACTCCAGCACCTCCACGTCGTCCTCTGGCAGCCGAAGGAACGCTTTCCAAGGGGTTGTTTACTCAGCCAATCAGTGCAAAGCTTTCATAACCATCTTGGTTGTCATCGGGGCTTTCGTCATTACGTGGGGGCCTTACATGGTGGTAATTACATCAGAGGCactttgggggaaaaacagTATTTCCCCTGCTTTGGAGACATTGGCTACATGGCTGTCCTTTTCCAGTGCCATTTGCCATCCGCTAATTTATGGGCTGTGGAACAAGACAGTGCGCAAGGAACTCCTGGGAATGTGCTTTGGGGATCGGTATTA from Corvus hawaiiensis isolate bCorHaw1 chromosome 2, bCorHaw1.pri.cur, whole genome shotgun sequence includes these protein-coding regions:
- the GPR161 gene encoding G-protein coupled receptor 161 isoform X1 codes for the protein MFLSVVLLLAAQHVLAAPDLHTLTMTSNSSLSNGKGLRNLTTEEDGAVRVTESIAIIVIAIFICLGNLVIVVTLYRKSYLLTLSNKFVFSLTLSNFLLSVLVLPFVVTSSIRREWIFGVVWCNFSALLYMLISSASMLTLGLIAVDRYYAVLYPMVYPMKITGNRAVVALVYVWLHSLIGCLPPLFGWSSLEFDQFKWMCVAAWHKEAAYTAFWQIWCALLPFVVMMICYGFIFRVARIKARKIHCGSIVIVEEDSQRNGRKNSSTSTSSSGSRRNAFQGVVYSANQCKAFITILVVIGAFVITWGPYMVVITSEALWGKNSISPALETLATWLSFSSAICHPLIYGLWNKTVRKELLGMCFGDRYYRESFVQRHRTSRLFSISNRITDLGLSPHLTALMAGGRPLGNSSSTGDTGFSCSQDSGTDTMLLEDYSSDGPLAPHCVCPPRRRSSVTFEDEVEQIKEAAKNSVLHVKAEVHKSLDSYAASLARAIEADVKLSLFGEDALPGALFPLRTLAGSSGNTRRGARPHASQRLKLQSIDEGNI
- the GPR161 gene encoding G-protein coupled receptor 161 isoform X2, which codes for MTSNSSLSNGKGLRNLTTEEDGAVRVTESIAIIVIAIFICLGNLVIVVTLYRKSYLLTLSNKFVFSLTLSNFLLSVLVLPFVVTSSIRREWIFGVVWCNFSALLYMLISSASMLTLGLIAVDRYYAVLYPMVYPMKITGNRAVVALVYVWLHSLIGCLPPLFGWSSLEFDQFKWMCVAAWHKEAAYTAFWQIWCALLPFVVMMICYGFIFRVARIKARKIHCGSIVIVEEDSQRNGRKNSSTSTSSSGSRRNAFQGVVYSANQCKAFITILVVIGAFVITWGPYMVVITSEALWGKNSISPALETLATWLSFSSAICHPLIYGLWNKTVRKELLGMCFGDRYYRESFVQRHRTSRLFSISNRITDLGLSPHLTALMAGGRPLGNSSSTGDTGFSCSQDSGTDTMLLEDYSSDGPLAPHCVCPPRRRSSVTFEDEVEQIKEAAKNSVLHVKAEVHKSLDSYAASLARAIEADVKLSLFGEDALPGALFPLRTLAGSSGNTRRGARPHASQRLKLQSIDEGNI